From Strix uralensis isolate ZFMK-TIS-50842 chromosome 1, bStrUra1, whole genome shotgun sequence, a single genomic window includes:
- the SCRN1 gene encoding secernin-1: protein MAAAPPSYCFVAFPPCSKEGLVVFGKNSARPRDEVQEVVYFAAAAHDPGSKVECTYIEIEQVPKTHAVVLSRPSWLWGAEMGANEHGVCVANEAVVTREPASESEALLGMDLVRLGLERGATAKEALDVIVALLEEHGQGGNYYEDGSSCHTFQSAFLIVDRNEAWILETSGKYWAAEKITEGVKCICNQLSLTTKIDAEHPELRNYVRSQGWWNGDSDFNFSEVFSLADDHLACCSGRESLEKQGGDVSAQAMIDVLRDKDSGVCVDSESFLTTASIVSVLPQDPSFPCVHYFTGTPDPSRSIFKPFIFVDDVKLVPKVQSPSFGNDDPAKKIPRFQEKPDRRHELYKAHEWARSLLENDQDKGQKLMRIMLDLEKQGLEAMDDILTRTEVLDPAEVVDLFYDCVDTELKFFK from the exons aTGGCTGCAGCTCCCCCAAGTTACTGTTTTGTAGCCTTTCCCCCATGTTCTAAAGAAGGGCTGGTGGTGTTTGGAAAGAACTCTGCACGGCCTAGGGATGAAGTGCAGGAGGTGGTCtactttgctgctgcagctcatgATCCAGGAAGCAAAGTTGAG TGCACATATATTGAGATTGAGCAGGTGCCGAAGACTCATGCTGTTGTACTGAGCAGGCCCTCTTGGCTTTGGGGGGCAGAAATGGGAGCTAACGAGCATGGAGTCTGTGTAGCTAATGAAGCCGTGGTGACCAGAGAACCAGCTTCTGAATCTGAAGCCTTGCTTGGAATGGATCTTGTCAG ACTTGGCCTAGAAAGAGGTGCAACAGCTAAAGAAGCATTGGATGTAATAGTTGCTCTGTTGGAAGAGCATGGACAAGGTGGAAATTATTATGAAGATGGGAGTTCATGCCATACTTTCCAAAGTGCATTTTTGATTGTGGACAGAAATGAAGCCTGGATACTGGAGACTTCTGGAAAGTACTGGGCAGCAGAAAAAATCACAG AGGGAGTGAAATGCATTTGTAATCAGCTTTCATTAACTACAAAAATTGATGCTGAGCATCCTGAACTAAGGAATTACGTGAGAAGTCAAGGCTGGTGGAACGGAGACTCAGACTtcaatttttctgaagtgttctCTCTTGCTGATGACCATTTAGCCTGCTGTTCTGGCAGGGAGAGCCTAGAAAAGCAAGGTG GTGATGTTTCTGCACAAGCTATGATTGATGTCCTGCGTGACAAAGATAGTGGTGTCTGTGTGGACTCTGAATCTTTCCTTACTACAGCTAGCATAGTGTCTGTTCTGCCTCAGGACCCTAGTTTTCCCTGTGTTCATTACTTCACTGGCACACCAGACCCTTCAAG gTCCATATTTAAACCCTTTATTTTTGTTGATGATGTAAAATTAGTACCAAAAGTACAGTCTCCTTCTTTTGGCAATGATGATCCTGCTAAAAAGATACCTCGATTCCAGGAGAAACCTGATCGCAGGCATGAATTGTACAAGGCACATGAATGGGCACGATCTCTTCTTGAGAATGATCAG GATAAAGGCCAGAAACTGATGAGGATTATGTTAGACCTTGAAAAACAAGGCTTAGAAGCAATGGATGATATCCTTACTCGTACAGAGGTTCTGGATCCTGCTGAAGTAGTGGATCTTTTCTATGACTGTGTTGACACAGAACTAAAGTTCTTCAAATAA